A single Phoenix dactylifera cultivar Barhee BC4 chromosome 1, palm_55x_up_171113_PBpolish2nd_filt_p, whole genome shotgun sequence DNA region contains:
- the LOC103705370 gene encoding SURP and G-patch domain-containing protein 1-like protein, producing the protein MEKGVGSDLFVNDGSFMEKFKQLQQEKQENAEAEKPKSSTPAGSSVFVKPAVLGNKRTLDMKTKTNPPVSGGKFAFSLKQKSKIAVAPVKFVADEEEEGEDVEAGSNDEPAKRQKFSQEDASKPSSHQGDVGNCSTISPSDPAVRKVADKLASFVAKNGRQFEHITCQRNPGDTPFKFLFDSSCPDYKYYEYRLLEEEKALALSKDSQASQAANASASTSRTSSGSQRSNSQQHSNYQTPALALYGTYEEPASAGRASTNGDSSGPSGADPIAMMEYYMKKAAQEEQKRQPKQSKDEMPPPASLQAPVKKGHHMGDYIPPEELEKFLAACNDAAAQKAAREAAEKAKIQADNIGHKLLSKMGWKEGEGLGSDKSGRADPVMAGNVKLDNLGVGAHQPGEVTPEDDIYEQYKKRMMLGYRYRPNPLNNPRKAYY; encoded by the exons ATGGAGAAAGGAGTTGGATCTGACCTCTTTGTAAACGATGGTTCTTTTATGGAAAAGTTTAAGCAACTCCAGCAAGAAAAGCAAGAAAACGCGGAAGCTGAGAAGCCTAAATCTAGTACTCCGGCTGGCTCTTCTGTTTTTGTGAAGCCAGCCGTTTTAGGGAACAAGAGGACATTGGATATGAAGACGAAGACCAACCCTCCTGTATCTGGTGGAAAGTTTGCCTTCAGCTTGAAACAGAAGTCCAAGATTGCGGTGGCCCCTGTAAAATTTGTtgctgatgaagaggaggaaggagaggatgtAGAGGCTGGATCTAATGACGAGCCAGCAAAGCGGCAGAAATTCAGTCAAGAGGATGCCTCTAAGCCATCATCACATCAGGGGGATGTTGGTAATTGCTC CACCATCTCCCCAAGTGATCCTGCAGTGAGGAAAGTTGCTGACAAATTGGCAAGTTTTGTCGCAAAAAATGGTAGGCAGTTTGAGCACATCACGTGTCAAAGAAATCCTGGAGATACTCCTTTCAA ATTTTTGTTTGATTCAAGCTGTCCAGATTATAAATACTACGAGTATCGGCTTCTTGAGGAGGAAAAGGCACTTGCGCTGTCAAAGGATTCTCAGGCATCACAAGCTG CTAATGCAAGTGCTTCAACTTCTAGAACATCAAGTGGTTCTCAAAGGAGCAACTCCCAACAACATTCTAATTACCAAACTCCTGCTTTGGCGTTATATGGGACTTATGAGGAGCCTGCATCTGCAGGAAGAGCCTCCACTAATG gtgattccaGTGGACCTTCAGGTGCAGATCCTATAGCAATGATGGAATATTACATGAAGAAAGCTGCACAAGAAGAACAAAAGAGGCAACCTAAGCAGTCAAAAGATGAAATGCCACCACCTGCCTCTCTACAAG CTCCTGTCAAGAAGGGCCATCACATGGGTGACTACATTCCACCGGAAGAGCTGGAGAAGTTTCTAGCTGCTTGCAATGATGCTGCTGCACAGAAAGCAGCTAGAGAGGCTGCAGAGAAGGCTAAAATCCAGGCTGACAATATTGGACACAAGCTTTTATCTAAAATGGGCTGGAAGGAAG GGGAGGGGCTTGGCAGTGATAAGAGCGGCCGTGCAGATCCTGTGATGGCAGGAAATGTCAAGTTGGATAACTTGGGTGTTGGTGCACATCAACCTGGTGAGGTCACACCAGAGGATGACATCTATGAGCAGTACAAGAAGCGGATGATGCTTGGTTACCGTTATAGGCCAAACCCACTG AACAATCCCCGGAAAGCATATTACTAA